AGCGCCCTACATTAATACTGGCTCCTAACAAGACGTTAACCGCACAGCTTTATCTGGAGATGAAGCAGTTTTTCCCAGAAAATGCTGTCGAATACTTCGTTTCTTACTACGACTTTTTTCAGCCAGAAGTCTATATCCCCGGAAGTGACCGCTTTATCCCGAAAGATTCCGCTATCAACGATCATCTTGAAAGGTTACGGTTATCTACGACCAAGGCATTGATTGAACGTCAGGATGTGATAGTCGTCGCTTCCGTCTCTTCGATATACGGATTAGGTGATCCGGACGCATACAGAGAGATCCAGATCCCGGTATACCCGGGACGACAACTCGCCCAGCGGGAGTTAATTCATCAACTGGCACGTCTGCAGTATGCCCGTACAGACAAAACTCTGGGACGGGCGATGTTCCGGGTTCGCGGTGACGTTATTGATATATTCCCTGCCGATTCCGAACATCAGGCCATCAGGGTCGAACTTTTTGATGATGTTATAGAATCCGCAAAATGGATTGATCCTGTCAGTGGGAAAATTGCGGGCGACATTGAACATTATTTAATATCACCCAAAACACTCTTTGTTACACCGACCGCAAAAATACCCTCAGCCACCAAAAGCATTCTTACTGACATGGAGAAACGGGTTGCTGAACTTAACAAAGCAAATCGTCTGATAGAGGCTGAGCGCTTATACGAACGCGTCAACAATGATGTTGAAATGATCCGTGAACTGGGTTACTGCTCAGGTATGGAAAACTATTCCTGCTATTTCAGCGACAGAAATCCGGAACTCCCACCGACAACGCTGCTGGATTACCTGCCAAAAAATGGCCTGCTCTTTGTTGATGAATCGCACGTAATGGTCCCGCAAATCTCAGCCATGTACAGTGGCGATCAGAGTCGCAAGGATACTCTTATCGATTTCGGCTTCCGTCTGCCCTCCTCAAAAAACAATCGACCCCTGAGTTTTGCTGAGTTTGAGAAGATTAAGCCCCAGACTGTCTTTGTTTCCGCAACCCCAGGTAAATATGAATTGCAGAAATCAAAGAAAAATGTTGTTCAGCAAATTATCCGCCCCACCGGTTTACTGGATCCCGAAATTGAGGTCCGAAGCAAAGACCAGTGTGTGGAGAACTTACTTGAAGAAATCCGTCATTGCGTCAACAGAAACAATCGTGTCCTGGTGACAGTGCTGACCAAAAAGACCGCAGAAGAACTGAATGATTTTCTGACAGAAAATGGGATCCTGTCCCGATATCTGCATTCTGATATCAAAACAGATGAAAGACAGGAAATTATCAATGGATTACGGGCCGGGGAATTTGATGTCTTAATCGGCATCAGTCTGCTGCGTGAAGGACTCGACATCCCTGAAGCCTCACTGGTCGCGATACTTGATGCTGACCATGCAGGTTTTTTACGTTCATCACACGCACTTATTCAGATGATTGGACGTGTGGCACGTAATGTGGAGGGTAAAGCCGTACTCTATGCAAACAGGATCACTCCGGCCATGAAACAGGCGATGGATGAAACGCACAATCGCAGGGAACGTCAGATAGCCTATAACCTGGAACATCATATTAAACCAGTGACTTCAGTTCGTAAGCGGAGTACTGAACAGGATGAAAGCGTCTATCCTGCCACTCATACAGAGGCATTCTGTTCAACGCTATCAGAGTTGTGTGAAAGAATTACTGTTAAAGAAAAGCAATTACTGGCGATCGAGAATTCAGGTGAGGAGAAGGATATAGAAAAATTAAGAACAGAACTGAGTGATTTGTATCGTCAATTTATATTCATGTAACAGCATCATAAAAATCATCCTGTATTAATCAGGATGATTTTTATACACACAATACTTTCCCTCTTGAAATCCGTATTCACAGGAATTACTTTCCGTGCTTCCAGTAAGGAGTAGTTCCGATTTCATCGATAATAAAATCAATAAAATCAATAAAATCAATAAAACCCCTTACTTTATATGACATGTTTTTTTGCGGATAAATAATCCAGATCGCTGATTCATTGGGGTACATACTGAATTCCCAGTCCGGAATAAAAAAGAAGAAAATGGTCCGTAAGATGTTAAGTAAATCCTGCTGAGCTCATCCCATTCCAGTGGACTGACTGAGTAATACATCTATCTGGTGGTGATCCCTGAGTCTGAGTACGGTAATCAGCTCCGGACGTTCAGCAAGACGAACCAGTTCGGGCAACGACAACTGCAGGAGTTTATCTCCGGTACACTTGTCGATACCTAGCCGAAACAGGGCTGTGTCTTCGTAATGATTCAGAACCCGCTGGGCAAGCAATAAATAGGAAAGATTGTGATGCCAGATTTGCCTCTCAATCTCTGCATTCATTATTTTCATTCAGATTCTCCCTTTTTCCAGTAACGTCTGGGGGCAATAACAAAAGAGTCAGGGCTCTGTTGTCGCCAGGTAATGCCGTAAAGGATGTATTTGATGTCCCCGGTCATCGAAGTTGACAGTTCTAAGCCAGATAGTTATCGCACTGGATATTCTTTCCCATTCATCCTGAATGATTGAATACATTACAACGTCCACGCTCCTTGATTTAAGTATTTGTTTATTACGCAGTACACCCTCTTTCTGGAACCCTAATCTCTCGGCAGATCTCATACCCTGAGAGTTGAGCCTGTCGGTTTGCCATTCACAGCGACGATATTTAAGCACATCAAAAACATATGATAGTATCAGGAAAATTGCTTCTGTACTGACTGAAGTTCGTTTGATAACTGGAGTAAGATGTACGCCTCCTATTTCTGCTACGTCATTTTTATTGTCGAGGTTATACAGAGAAAGAGTTCCCACAGCATTTTCTGAATTATTTTCTATAATGGCGTAATGATATACTCCCTTCTGTTGAATGAGTTGCTGAATATAACTGTGGGTTGCCTGTTTTGTCGGCGGTCTTTCATCCGGAAGATAGGTCCAGTCACGTGAATCCTCTATACTGTGCCATCCCTGGAAGAGGTCATTCCCGTGACGGGTGGACAGCAACTGCAGAGTGCAATAACGCCCTGGTAATTGGCGCAAATCAGGTAATGAAAGAGTGACGTCATCGTCAAGGTGACTGCCTATATATTGACCGAAATTATTTTGCTCTGTCATATTCTTCTCCTTAAGAAACGTAAGGATAACAATGAGAAGTTTCGGCGTTTATTTTAGATATAAGCAACTGAAATCTTAACGGTATGTACCATATCAGATGTATCCTGAGAAACATCATATATTAACAATAGCATATATTGCGTTTGTATCAACGCTTATATTCATTTTGAGAACATGTTCGCAATTAGTTAATTATCTCGAAGTAACGGAAATATGTCAGATATTATATTGTGATTATTATTGTGTGGGTATTAATGATGTTGTTCATTATTTAAACAAAAAAAGACTGAGGGACCGTTATCCGGAAAATGTTGTATCGCCAGGAGGATAAAACAGGACAAGTTTAGCAACATACGAGAAAACCGCAAACCAAATGAAAAACCGTTTTGGCAATTTCTGAATGAATCAAGAATTGCTCCCTGACTCACCGATCGTCAGCGTTTCCCGAAGGAATCTGATTCCGTCTGATATTTCTTAAGGATAAGACCAAAATATGAAAAAAGGGAAGTCAGGATGACCTCCCACTAATTGCCTGAAAACCTGTATTTTATACATTACTGGATGTTGAAAACACTGAGCGAACGCAAGGCATGATGTACGCGTGCTGTTCTGTTTCCAGTGCTGGATTCATTGATGGCGCAACCACCTCTGCCAGTCAGTCTCACATAACTACATACCAGGAACCGCTAGTTAACCCAGTCCTCAGGTACCAAGGTCGATATCCTCTCAAACTCCAGCGCATTATTCGTCACCAGCACGGCACCGGCGACAATTGCGTGCCCGGCGATAGCTATGTCGATCGGGGTGCCAGCGAGGCGCAGCACCAGTTTAATCTCCGTGGTCGCATCTACCGCTGCGCAGTCCCAGGTCAGAACGGCACACAGAACGCGTCAACCAACTGCTCGCGGGGTGGGGAGGCCTTCGGACCTGTGGCGCCAAAGCGCATCTCGGAGTAAGTGATAACCGAGACCACGATACGCTGGTCACGCAGCACCGCCGGCTCCAGGCGCTTCAGCACCACTTCCGACTGCTCGCGCATGATGAACGAGCAGATGTTGGTGTCGAGCATGTAGATCTTGTTCACAGGTCAAATCGACCTTCATCGCTGACAACGTCCCCACGTTCCACCATAAAGTCCGGTTCGGCTTTTTCAAGCTGCGCGAACGAGCACCAGGTCGGCCGGACGGGACGCAGGATGATACAGTCCCCCTCCCGAACAATCTTCAGCTCGCTGACGCCCTCAAAATCCAGATCGCGAGGCAGACGGATGGTTTTGAGAAAAACATCGGGTAATGTACGCCAACTGGAATTTATCTCGCTACGTTACCGACAGTTCTGGCTCTGGTATGGATAATGAGTCAACTGAGATTTCGGAGAAAAAAAGATGCGTTATACCCGAACCAGCACTGCAACTGATGTCACTGATACACTCAGACAATACCAGGCTGACTTGCTGACAGGTCCTTGCTGGATGTCGGTATGGCCACTGATAGAGCGGCTACTGAGTCGTGAGAATGAAATGCAGTCGGTCTGGCAGAATATTGCCCGTCAGGCGCTAACCTGGCAGCAATGCTATTGTCTTCTGGAGCAAATCATACTGGCGGGCCGTTTCAGTAGACCTGATATCGTTTCCCGATTGAAAGAGGATTATCGCCAGCTTGAAGAACTGAACCGGACTATCAGTAAGGAGGCCGGTGAACTGGCACAGAAGATATTGGTCCGAGATGCGATCCTGAACCGGAACGCATTCACACTTGAGAGAACCACGCACATCGTGGAACTGATGGAGATGGCTGAAGATAATGATGGGCTTTACCGTTATTATCTTCATGAAACACTCGATGGCCTGACCTGTCGTTATGACGGAAAATACTGGCCGGGACTCCCTGGCGTCCTGCAGGTTATAGCAAGGGAGCACCCGGAAATTGGATGTCTATCAGAAAGCGATCGGGCCATCATTAACGGGCGCGGCAAAATGCTCCCCGATTATCTCCGCGAATTATTCAGTAGCATCGAGAACGTCAGGCAGGGTCCATGGGGTCTGCCGAAAGAATTTACGTTGACGGACAGTAGCCTGGCTACGCTGGCCACTGTAACACTGGATCATACTGAAGTGTTCTCCGCTGATACGGTAAAAGTACGCCGGAGTGAATTCAGCAAAAGAGGAGAGCGGGGAGCATGGCCATTTAAGCCACTGAAGGCAGTCGATATGTAGACCCCCGATGTGGACGAAGGTCTTATTTGCCTTCTGACTTTTCCGCCAGACCGACTGAAGTTCATGCCAACAGCAATCATAACGGTTACTGAATTACCAGGTGAATGCTTCTATAGTGGGATTACCTTAGGCACCACATGGAAAAGAAACAATGACGGTAGGATCACGCTGGTTTAAATTTGATTTTCATAACCATACCCCGGCCTCAGATGACTACAAAGTCCCAGATCTCCAGCCCCGGGAATGGCTGCTGGCTTACATGCGGCAACAGGTCGACTGTGTTGTCATCAGTGACCATAACAGTGGGGCATGGATTGACGTGTTGAAAGCGGAACTGGCGAACATGTCCCGGGACGCCAGTTCCGGTGAACTGGCAGACTTCCGGCCGCTGACTTTGTTTCCCGGTGTGGAGCTCACGGCCACCGGCAACGTTCATATCCTCGCCGTGTTGCACACCCAGAGCACCAGTGCCGAGGTGGAACGGCTACTGGCACAGTGCAACAACAACTGTCCTATTTCGCGTGAAACCCCCAACCATCATCTTGTGCTTCAGCTGGGACCCGCGGGCATTATCAGTAATATCCGTCGTAACCCGGAAGCTATTTGTATCCTCGCACACATTGATGCGGCGAAAGGCGTTCTGACAAGCCTTACTAATCAGGGGGAACTGACGGCCGCTTTTCAGTCAAATCCTCATGCAGTGGAGATCAGACACCGGGAGGAGGAGATTACGAACGGGACTCACCGGCGTTTAATTGCGGATTTGCCATGGCTTCGGGGATCAGATGCGCACCACCCTGAACAAGCGGGAGTGCGCACCTGCTGGCTGAAGATGTCCGAGCCTGATTTTGACGGTCTCAGGCACGCATTACTCGATCCGGAAAACTGCGTGCTGTTTGATGATAATCCACCGGAGGCACCAGCTTCACATTTGCGCAGCCTGACATTCAGGACCCGTCTTTGCCAGCCGGCAGATCAGTATGGAGCCTCCGTTGAGTTTAGCCCGTTTTACAATGCGGTGATTGGCTCCCGGGGCAGTGGTAAATCCACGCTTATCGAAAGTATTCGTCTGGCCATGCGAAAAACCGAAGGGCTGACTGTGTCTCAACGCAACAAGTTGAACCAGTTTAGTCAGATGGGGATGGGCATGGATGCGGATTCTTTCATCGAATGTGTGTTCCGCAAAGAAGGCACAGATTTTAGGCTCAGCTGGCGACCCGATGGTCGTAATGAATTGCATATTTTCAGCGAAGGTCAGTGGGTGCAGGACAATCACTGGTCACCAGATCGTTTTCCCCTCTCAATATACAGCCAGAAAATGCTCTACGAACTGGCGTCAGACACAGGGGCATTCCTGCGCGTCTGTGACGAGAGTCAGGTAGTCAACAAACGCGCCTGGAAAGAGCGCTGGGATCAACTGGAAAGGGAATACCTGAATGAGCAAATAACGCTGCGTGGTCACCTGGCCAGCCAGACGATCGCAGATAAACTGCAGGGGGAGTTGTCTGATGCTGAACGGGCCGTCAGTCAGTTGCGGTCGAGCGCTTACTATCCGGTTTGCACCCGCCTGGCCACGGCTCGGGCTGAACTGTCTGCAGCAACGCTTCCTCTGGAGCATCATGAACAGCATGTCGCTGGTCTGAGGGCGCAGGAGAAAGAGCCAGTACAAGTCCCGGAGCTCCAGGTGGAGCCGTCTGCGACACTGACAGCATTTATGACGCGTCTTTCTGACGTACAGCAAAAGTATGACCAGCGTCTTGACACACTGTTGTCGGACTATGCCGCGGAACTCAGTACCATTAGGCAGGACCCCCCTCTTCTCGCACTGGAAGAGGCGGTGCGTAACCAGGAGGAAACTGTACAACGTGAGGCCATGGTGCTACGAGAACAGGGACTCAATCCGAATGTCCTCGATGAGCTGATGACGCGCTGTGAGTCGCTGAAGTCGGAACTGAGAAATTACGCCGATCTTGACGGGACGATCGCGGCCTCAGCAGCGAGATCCACAGGATTACTGGCTGAAATGCGTAACCACCGGATGGTATTGACGGAAAAGCGGAAGGCGTTTCTGTCCTCTCTGTCTCTCAGCGCGCTGGATATTAAAATTCTGCCGCTCTGTGCCCCACACGAAGACACCGTATCTGGTTATCAGGCGGTAACCGGGATCGGCAACTTTGCCGATCGTATCTATGATGATGGTGACGGGAGCGGGCTGCTTCATAGCTTCATCAGCTTGCGCCCGTACAGTCCGCTACCGTCGGCAACGGAAAACAAATATCTTGCGCTGGATACGCTTAAAGCTCTGCATCTTGCCATCCATCGCGAGGAGCCGGGAGCAGGGTCAGAGCTCCACGGAGCTTTCAGAAATCGCCTTAAAGGTCTGAATGATGCGCAACTGGATGCCCTGCAATGCTGGTATCCGGATGATGGGATCCACATTCGGTACCAGACGCCCGGAGGAGGGATGGAAGATATTTCCTCTGCCTCACCGGGACAAAAAGGGGCGAGCATGTTGCAGTTCCTGCTGTCATATGGCACCGATCCCCTCCTGCTGGATCAACCAGAAGACGACCTGGACTGCCTGATGCTGAGCATGAGCGTGATCCCTGCCATCATGGCAAACAAGAAACGCCGACAGCTGATTATCGTGTCGCATTCTGCCCCAATAGTGGTCAATGGTGATGCGGAATACGTTATCAGTATGCAACACGACCGCTCTGGCCTGCACCCGGGGCTTTGTGGAGCGCTTCAGGAGACGCCGGTGAAGGAACTGATTTGCCGACAAATGGAGGGAGGGGAAAAAGCATTTCGTTCCCGCTATGAGCGGATACTCAGCTGATAAACGGCACCATCCCTGGGACAGAGAGACATGTCAGAAGAGTGGCACCTGCGTGCCGCTGAGTATCTGAAAACCCGAACATAGACCCCGATCAGGCTGCCCCAAGAGTTTGATCGGGGCCTATGAGGCCGATGAGTTACCCTTTCTTCTGACAGTCTTCTCCTGAGTGTCAGTGGTGGGCATTGAGCCATGCTATCAAACGAGCATCGCTACGGGAAAGCGTCCCGTTTTTCAACTGATTATCAATGGCTGTGTATACTTTCTTTTCCGTGATCCCGTGAAGGGGGTTCAGTTCCCTGAAAACTGACTCACTGGTAAACTGGCACCGGGTAAATGCCTCCTCAGCGGTGCTGACGGTTGGGTGGATCACCACAATATTAAACAACGCGCTGATTGTTGCCCGCAGATAGTGTTCAAGGTTCACCGTCAGCAGGTCAATGTGCGGGCTGGTACCTGCATTGTGCACGATGGTATTTCTCAGCAGATACAGGCGGTGAAGATGTCGGGTGACTTTCTCGGCATGTTGCCCCAGTTTATCCGCCATTTTCTCGGGTGACGCACAGATCCCGGCAAGCTTACGCACCCGATACATGACATAGGGAAAGTGCTGTAAATCTGTCTGAAGTTCACGGACCCGGTCCGCATCTTTAAGAAGGGCATAGAGTTGCCCCAGCGGAAGTGAAGCGATCTCCGGTGTGCGCAAGGGGTGCCCTGGCTCTCGCAGAATGAAGCGCAGAACTTTTCTTAGAGAAAACAGTTGCTTAACAACATAGTCCAGCACCATACAGGGAGCCACAACACCGATGACATGCTGTTCATGTGATGGTGTGCCAGGGGCAACTCCTAGCGTTAATGATTCAAGCGCCGACCAGTAAGCGGTGAAACGACTCTCCTGAACTTGGCTTTCAATGCCGTTACGGAAAAACCGAAATGCGGAGCTGATTTTTTTACGGGACACATCCGGTGTATCCGTGAACAGTCGGTTCATCGCCACCATAAAGCGCGCAAACTCCTCGTCCGTTAACCGGTCCGCGTTTGCCTCGATTTCATTATCGAAGCGCGGCACTTCTGTTTCGTCTTCATCCCTGATTATCATGAACTGTTTCTGGACGGTGATATCTCCCTTACCTACCATGTAGGCAATGACATCCAGGGATTCACGAAGCATCTGACCGGCCATGTTACGGGCAGATGTGTCAGACATTGAGCAAACCGGTATATCGACTGAGAGGGAGAAGCGTTGTCGGGCTTCATCAAGTGGCATGAACACACATCCGTTGAACTGCAGTGTGGGTCCTTGCGTGTTAAGTAGGGTGTGCAGTTTCTCACTGGTAATAAACATCCGAACAGTCACGTCCCGAGTAGGCGTTACCAGTTTCTGCCGGAACGAGTGAAAGGCGGCCCGGAAAGCGTTCGGTTCAGTACTCACATTCCTGAAAATATTGATGTACAGCAGGTAACATTCCGTCAGTGTCATACCCCGGGTGAGGAGTACACTCATCACTCCGTTTGTCAGTGAGTAAATATCCCGTGCATGGTGTTCATCCAGAGGGGGCCATGCAAACAGTTCCTGTTCAAGCATCTCAAGAGCCTCAGTGATATAACTGGCCTCGGTGATATCCGCCAGTTGTACACATAGGCTACAGATAAGACGAGGACGCTTTTCCACCGGGCTGCGAGTGGG
The sequence above is drawn from the Kosakonia radicincitans DSM 16656 genome and encodes:
- the uvrB gene encoding excinuclease ABC subunit UvrB encodes the protein MSTGKFILHSGYIPSGDQPEAIARLIAGVEAGATHQTLQGITGSGKTFTMANVIHRLQRPTLILAPNKTLTAQLYLEMKQFFPENAVEYFVSYYDFFQPEVYIPGSDRFIPKDSAINDHLERLRLSTTKALIERQDVIVVASVSSIYGLGDPDAYREIQIPVYPGRQLAQRELIHQLARLQYARTDKTLGRAMFRVRGDVIDIFPADSEHQAIRVELFDDVIESAKWIDPVSGKIAGDIEHYLISPKTLFVTPTAKIPSATKSILTDMEKRVAELNKANRLIEAERLYERVNNDVEMIRELGYCSGMENYSCYFSDRNPELPPTTLLDYLPKNGLLFVDESHVMVPQISAMYSGDQSRKDTLIDFGFRLPSSKNNRPLSFAEFEKIKPQTVFVSATPGKYELQKSKKNVVQQIIRPTGLLDPEIEVRSKDQCVENLLEEIRHCVNRNNRVLVTVLTKKTAEELNDFLTENGILSRYLHSDIKTDERQEIINGLRAGEFDVLIGISLLREGLDIPEASLVAILDADHAGFLRSSHALIQMIGRVARNVEGKAVLYANRITPAMKQAMDETHNRRERQIAYNLEHHIKPVTSVRKRSTEQDESVYPATHTEAFCSTLSELCERITVKEKQLLAIENSGEEKDIEKLRTELSDLYRQFIFM
- a CDS encoding flagellar transcriptional regulator FlhD encodes the protein MKIMNAEIERQIWHHNLSYLLLAQRVLNHYEDTALFRLGIDKCTGDKLLQLSLPELVRLAERPELITVLRLRDHHQIDVLLSQSTGMG
- a CDS encoding GNAT family N-acetyltransferase — protein: MTEQNNFGQYIGSHLDDDVTLSLPDLRQLPGRYCTLQLLSTRHGNDLFQGWHSIEDSRDWTYLPDERPPTKQATHSYIQQLIQQKGVYHYAIIENNSENAVGTLSLYNLDNKNDVAEIGGVHLTPVIKRTSVSTEAIFLILSYVFDVLKYRRCEWQTDRLNSQGMRSAERLGFQKEGVLRNKQILKSRSVDVVMYSIIQDEWERISSAITIWLRTVNFDDRGHQIHPLRHYLATTEP
- the ppl gene encoding anti-phage protein Ppl — translated: MTVGSRWFKFDFHNHTPASDDYKVPDLQPREWLLAYMRQQVDCVVISDHNSGAWIDVLKAELANMSRDASSGELADFRPLTLFPGVELTATGNVHILAVLHTQSTSAEVERLLAQCNNNCPISRETPNHHLVLQLGPAGIISNIRRNPEAICILAHIDAAKGVLTSLTNQGELTAAFQSNPHAVEIRHREEEITNGTHRRLIADLPWLRGSDAHHPEQAGVRTCWLKMSEPDFDGLRHALLDPENCVLFDDNPPEAPASHLRSLTFRTRLCQPADQYGASVEFSPFYNAVIGSRGSGKSTLIESIRLAMRKTEGLTVSQRNKLNQFSQMGMGMDADSFIECVFRKEGTDFRLSWRPDGRNELHIFSEGQWVQDNHWSPDRFPLSIYSQKMLYELASDTGAFLRVCDESQVVNKRAWKERWDQLEREYLNEQITLRGHLASQTIADKLQGELSDAERAVSQLRSSAYYPVCTRLATARAELSAATLPLEHHEQHVAGLRAQEKEPVQVPELQVEPSATLTAFMTRLSDVQQKYDQRLDTLLSDYAAELSTIRQDPPLLALEEAVRNQEETVQREAMVLREQGLNPNVLDELMTRCESLKSELRNYADLDGTIAASAARSTGLLAEMRNHRMVLTEKRKAFLSSLSLSALDIKILPLCAPHEDTVSGYQAVTGIGNFADRIYDDGDGSGLLHSFISLRPYSPLPSATENKYLALDTLKALHLAIHREEPGAGSELHGAFRNRLKGLNDAQLDALQCWYPDDGIHIRYQTPGGGMEDISSASPGQKGASMLQFLLSYGTDPLLLDQPEDDLDCLMLSMSVIPAIMANKKRRQLIIVSHSAPIVVNGDAEYVISMQHDRSGLHPGLCGALQETPVKELICRQMEGGEKAFRSRYERILS
- the vapB gene encoding type II toxin-antitoxin system VapB family antitoxin, translating into MNSSWRTLPDVFLKTIRLPRDLDFEGVSELKIVREGDCIILRPVRPTWCSFAQLEKAEPDFMVERGDVVSDEGRFDL